A single window of Rhodococcus jostii RHA1 DNA harbors:
- a CDS encoding IS110 family transposase yields MFTERTSIGLDVHARSVAAAAIDSLTGQVVQGRLTPSYEHIRSWISSLPGPVAVAYEAGPTGFGLHRDLAAAGVRCEVVAPSKLQKPSGDRVKTDARDALHLARLLRLDEVTSVAIPSVDQEAARDLVRAREDCRGDLMRARHRLSKLLLRHGIVYYGGRAWTGAHDRWLRTEAAPQLILPATRMAFDADYDHVLTMQARRRRLDAAIEEMAAASEFTPIVRRMCCLRGVSTLTGFALAVEIGDWNRFTGNTIGSFVGLVPSEYSSGSSRVQGSITKTGNTHARRLLVEAAWHHRPRYHIGAVMRSRWEQAPAAARTRGDDGNRRLHQRWVGFLERSKRPVTANVAIARELAGWCWSLAVMDC; encoded by the coding sequence GTGTTTACCGAGCGTACGAGCATTGGACTGGACGTGCACGCACGTTCGGTCGCGGCAGCGGCCATCGACAGTCTCACCGGTCAGGTGGTCCAGGGACGATTGACCCCGTCCTATGAGCACATCCGATCCTGGATATCGAGCCTGCCGGGGCCGGTAGCAGTTGCGTACGAGGCCGGCCCGACCGGTTTCGGACTGCATCGGGATCTGGCCGCCGCCGGCGTCCGGTGTGAGGTTGTCGCGCCGTCCAAGCTGCAGAAACCATCCGGGGACCGGGTCAAGACCGACGCCCGCGACGCTCTGCACCTGGCCCGGTTGCTGCGCCTGGACGAGGTCACCTCGGTAGCGATCCCCAGCGTCGATCAGGAAGCGGCCCGGGATCTGGTGCGGGCCCGGGAGGATTGCCGCGGGGATCTGATGCGGGCGCGTCACCGCCTGTCGAAGCTGCTGCTTCGGCACGGCATCGTCTACTACGGCGGCCGAGCATGGACCGGAGCGCATGACCGGTGGTTGCGCACCGAAGCGGCGCCGCAGTTGATCTTGCCTGCGACACGGATGGCGTTCGACGCCGACTACGACCATGTGCTCACGATGCAGGCCCGACGTCGGCGACTCGATGCCGCGATCGAGGAGATGGCCGCGGCGAGTGAGTTCACCCCGATTGTCCGCCGGATGTGTTGCCTGCGCGGGGTCAGCACCTTGACCGGTTTCGCGTTGGCGGTGGAAATCGGTGACTGGAATCGGTTCACCGGCAACACCATCGGCTCATTCGTCGGATTGGTGCCCTCGGAGTACTCGTCCGGTTCGTCCCGGGTGCAGGGATCGATCACCAAGACCGGCAACACCCACGCCCGACGGCTCTTGGTGGAAGCTGCCTGGCATCACCGGCCGCGCTATCACATCGGGGCAGTGATGCGGTCCCGGTGGGAGCAGGCACCGGCCGCGGCCCGCACCCGAGGCGACGACGGCAACCGTCGCCTGCACCAGAGGTGGGTGGGGTTTCTCGAACGCAGCAAACGACCCGTGACAGCGAACGTGGCCATTGCGCGGGAACTGGCGGGCTGGTGCTGGTCTCTGGCGGTGATGGACTGCTGA
- a CDS encoding nitroreductase/quinone reductase family protein yields the protein MSELYIGVMRRVGHYRWFSLFMNYVGSRGDRALIRGSRGRPSLSGPQLTTLLLLTKGRRSKDRTVPLHYVRDGKNLVAACENFRLEAASSWPKNLLADQASIEIGGTAANYLSRPATEDEVARNMPRRRGMWPEHDNHMKRNGVRHSIVFEPMNAGT from the coding sequence ATGAGTGAGCTGTATATCGGCGTGATGCGTCGGGTCGGTCACTACCGCTGGTTCTCCCTGTTCATGAACTACGTCGGCTCACGGGGAGACCGGGCACTGATCCGCGGGAGCCGAGGCCGGCCCTCCCTGAGCGGACCGCAGCTCACGACCCTGCTGCTGCTGACGAAAGGCAGAAGAAGCAAAGATCGAACGGTTCCGCTGCACTATGTTCGCGATGGCAAGAATCTCGTCGCCGCTTGCGAGAACTTCAGGCTAGAAGCGGCCTCCAGTTGGCCGAAGAACCTGCTCGCCGACCAGGCAAGTATCGAAATCGGTGGCACCGCTGCAAACTATCTGTCGCGACCCGCTACAGAGGATGAGGTCGCGCGCAACATGCCGAGGCGGCGCGGGATGTGGCCCGAGCATGACAACCACATGAAGCGAAATGGGGTGCGCCACTCGATCGTCTTCGAGCCGATGAATGCGGGGACTTGA